A part of Spirochaetota bacterium genomic DNA contains:
- a CDS encoding HD domain-containing protein — MKLNKIDINDLRSGMFCTKAIVNKKKEVLLPEFHSIHPLYITEWRDKRLFTEGEVLTNKQDQKKSFELPSYIEKETRILLQKYYDDIKTIKEIYKNIKKIDINEVQKLASFWVSYALKNKNMSSLLAVCRHALFEEDEYFYIHTMDVVLISLGIYKYYYKKIKSLELSHLIMSAIFFDIGMLLLPKELKGSVDKFHEEQKLEIKKHTLLGYGFLIKSEVPYVLALPSLEHHERPDGSGYPRGISGENLQANSIIISLADVFTSQMRARSFKEGREPAEILKDFIQTMMPVFPNNYNLYISAFISFMTIYPTTSIVKLSTGDIATVLQTNIENPTRPKVLLLLDKNMNKYSSKIELDLTKDSNTIVGTYTRAMLVDLKISLKIF; from the coding sequence ATGAAATTAAATAAAATAGATATCAATGATTTAAGGTCAGGCATGTTCTGTACCAAAGCTATTGTAAATAAAAAAAAAGAAGTTCTTCTGCCAGAATTTCATTCTATTCACCCTTTGTATATTACTGAATGGCGTGATAAAAGACTTTTTACAGAAGGTGAAGTATTAACAAATAAACAAGATCAAAAGAAATCTTTTGAATTACCTAGTTATATAGAAAAAGAAACTAGAATATTATTACAAAAATATTATGATGATATTAAAACAATAAAAGAAATCTATAAAAACATTAAAAAAATTGATATTAATGAAGTACAAAAGTTAGCTTCTTTTTGGGTATCGTATGCTTTGAAAAATAAAAATATGTCTAGTTTATTGGCTGTATGTAGACATGCTTTATTTGAAGAAGATGAATATTTTTATATTCATACAATGGATGTGGTACTCATCTCCTTAGGTATTTATAAATATTATTATAAAAAAATTAAATCTTTAGAGTTGAGTCATTTAATTATGAGTGCTATTTTTTTTGATATAGGAATGCTATTATTACCAAAAGAATTAAAAGGATCTGTTGATAAATTTCATGAAGAACAAAAATTAGAAATAAAAAAACACACTTTATTAGGATATGGCTTTTTAATAAAATCAGAAGTGCCTTATGTTTTAGCCTTACCTTCTTTAGAACATCATGAAAGACCTGATGGGAGCGGTTACCCTAGAGGAATTAGTGGAGAAAATCTCCAAGCAAATAGTATTATTATTTCACTTGCTGATGTTTTCACCTCTCAAATGAGAGCTAGATCTTTTAAAGAAGGTAGAGAGCCTGCTGAAATCTTAAAAGATTTTATACAGACAATGATGCCTGTATTTCCTAATAATTACAATTTATATATTTCAGCATTTATTTCTTTTATGACTATTTATCCTACAACTAGTATTGTAAAATTAAGTACAGGTGATATAGCCACTGTATTACAAACAAATATAGAAAACCCAACAAGACCAAAAGTGTTACTTTTATTAGATAAAAATATGAATAAATATTCATCAAAAATAGAATTAGATCTTACAAAAGATTCAAATACTATTGTTGGTACTTATACTAGAGCAATGCTTGTAGATTTAAAAATATCTTTAAAAATATTTTAG